The DNA segment ATTCTCATTACAAATTTCCGATCCGTTTATTGCTCCATAAATTCCAATACCCGAGGCCGAAACAAAGGCATCCAGTTTTTTATTGTTCTTTTTCAAAACGTCATAAATCAGCTGGATGGATTTTTCCCTGCTTTCAACAATGGCTTGTTTTCGTTTTGCCGTCCATCGTTTATCGGCAATGCCTTCTCCCGCCAAATGAATGACGTAATCCGCATTTGCAACCGCATTTTCGTCAATATAATACTTGTCTACATCCCATTGATAATAGCTGACATCTTCGGTGTTTTGCCTTTGGCTTCTACTTAAAATGGAAACAGAAAATCCATTTTCGACCAATAAATGAGTCAAATTCTTTCCTATAAATCCCGTTCCTCCACTTATTAATACATTCTTTTTCATAAAAGCAAATTTAAGCTTTTTAATGACACTCAAAACATTAACGTTAAATTTTGTTTAACTTTTATTTAATATAGTTAAACATTGCATACATTTGTAATCTAATTTAAAATACTCGAATAATGGCAACTAAAAAATCCGCAATTACAAAAGACAAAATAGTTTCAATATACATGCACTACAGATTGGAAAATAATGACAAGCCTAAATCAGTATATCTATTTGCCAAAACAAATGGTTTTGACGAAACTGAATTTTATTCCTTTTTTGGCACTCTGGAAAGCATCGAAAAAGAAATTTTCAAGATGTTCCTGGAAAAAACCGTTGAATTAATCAAAAAAGACCCAAGCCATGAAACTTATGACATGAAGAGCAAAATGCTGAGTTTCTACTTTACATTTTTCGAAATGCTGTCAGCCAACAGAAGTTATGTTGTCATGAGTTTGAAGGAACATCAAAACCAACTGAAAAACCTGATGCAACTTTCGAGCCTGAGAATCGGATTCAAAAATTACATCACCGATATAATCTCGGATGAAGTGCGAACACAGCACGAAAAATTTCAAAATTTTCAAGAAAAAGCCATACAGGAAACGGCTTGGATTCAGTTTTTATTGACACTGAAATTCTGGTTAGAAGACGAATCACCCGCTTTTGAAAAAACAGACATTTATATTGAAAAATCAGTGAAGGCAAGTTTCGAATTGATGAATATTGCGCCACTGGAAAGCCTAATCGATTTTGGAAAATTCATTTTCAAAGAAAAAATACACAACAAATAATGAAAACCATAGACTACATCCCTACTTCAAAAATAGAAAGAGCCTCAAAACTCGTTCAAACCGGTGCCAAAGTGGGCGTAAATTACCTGAAATATTACGGCGAAAAAATGGTCAACAGCGATTTAACCCGCGACAAGCTCAACGAAGACAATGCCGAAGACATTTATGACGGCCTCAAAAGCCTCAAAGGAAGCGCGCTGAAAGTTGCCCAAATGTTGAGTATGGACAAAAGCTTTTTGCCACAGGCTTATGTGGAGAAATTTTCGTTGTCGCAATTCTCCGTTCCGCCACTATCTGCGCCTTTGGTTTTGAAAACTTTCAAGGCCAATTTCGGCAAAACGCCTTATGAAATCTTCGACGAATTCAATGCCAATTCCGTTAATGCCGCCAGCATTGGGCAGGTTCATTTGGCGGTGAAAGACAACAAAAAACTGGCCGTGAAAATCCAATATCCCGGCGTAGCCAACAGTATTTCGTCAGACTTGGCATTAGTAAAACCCATTGCCATCAGAATGTTCAACCTTCAAGGAAAAGATTCCGACAAATATTTCAAGGAAGTTGAAGACAAATTGATTGAGGAAACCAACTATTTATTGGAACTGAAACAAAGCCAAGAAGTGGTTGAAGCCTGCCAAAAAATAGAAAATTTGGTTTTCCCACAGTATTATCCTCAATATTCATCGGAGAAAATCATCACGATGGATTGGATGACCGGCGTTCATTTGTCTGAATTCAAAAACACCAATCCTGAAATCGCCAACAAAATCGGTCAAGCGCTATGGGATTTCTATATGTATCAAATTCATATTTTAAGGAAAGTACACGCCGATCCGCATCCGGGAAATTTTTTGGTAAACCAACAAAACCAATTGGTAGCGCTCGATTTTGGCTGCATGAAACAAATTCCAAACGAGTTCTACATTCCGTATTTTGAATTGATTAATAAGGAAGTTATCGACAATAAAAAACTATTTGCTGCAAAATTATTCGAATTAGAAATCCTTAGAGTGGACGATTCCAAAGAAGAAATTGAATATTTCACGCAAATGTTTTACGATTTATTGTCATTGTTTACCCAACCTTTTCAATCGGAAACTTTCGATTTTTCGGATGAAGAATTTTTCGCAAACATAGCGCAATTGGGCGAACGCTTTTCGAAAGACACCAATCTCAAGAAAATGAACGGCAATCGAGGTTCAAAACATTTCATTTACATGAACCGCACTTTCTTTGGATTGTACAATTTGATGTTCGATTTGAAAGCGAAAATTGTGGTGAATGAATTTAAAAAATACCAAGATTGAAAAAAGAATTCACCGACATTGAAAAAGACCGAATCATCGAAATGGCTTGGGAAGACCGAACCACATTTGATGCCATTTTGCTGCAATTTGGATTGAAAGAACAAGAAGTCATTGACCTTATGCGGATGGAAATGAAACCATCGAGTTTCAGAATGTGGCGCGAAAGAGTGCAAGGCCGGAAAACAAAACACGAAAAACTCAGGGATTTCAGAGAAGGCAGATTCAAATGTACGAGGCAAAGACAAATCAACAACAACAAAATTTCTAAGCGATAGAATTTATGAAAAACATTGTAATCATTGGCGGCAGCAAAGGAATTGGAAATGCCATTTTGTTGCAACAATTGGAATCGAACCAAGTCCACAACATCAGCAGAAATGCTCCTGCTATTTCACATCCGAACCTGAAACATTATTCATTGGATGTATTGCAAGATGCACTTCCCGAAATAGAAAATATTGACGTTTTAATTTATTGTCCGGGTTCGATTAATTTGAAACCTATTGGCAGTTTGAGCATTGATGATTTCAGGAATGATTTTGAAATCAACGTTATTGGTGCGGTGAAAACCATCCAGAAATATTTGCCAGTTTTGAAAAAAGGAACCAATCCATCCATCGTTTTGTTCAGCACGGTGGCGGCAAAACTCGGAATGCCTTTTCACGCCAGCATCGCCACCGCCAAAGCGGGAGTTGAAGGATTGGTAAAATCGCTTGGCGCCGAATTGGCTTCGGTGGTTCGGATTAATGCCATTGCTCCTACCATTACCGAAACTTCACTTTCGGCAACTATTTTGAGAAACGATCGAATGAAGGAAAACATGATGGAACGCCATCCGATGAAAAATTATTTAAAAGCAGAAGAAGTAGCAAGTATGGCCAATTACCTGATTTCGGACCAAGCCAAATCTATCTCGGGACAAGTTTTCGAAATGGATTATGGCATAGTAACATTCAAATTATAGAAAAATAGCAGAAACATTACCTAAACCAAAATGATAAAAGAAATAAGAAGCTACGAAAAAGTGGAACAATACGACGAGGAAATAACCGAAGTATTGGCGGATAATTACCGAACAATCATAGAAAATCTGGGAGAAGACGTCAACAGGGAAGGTCTGGAAAAAACGCCGGAAAGAGTCGCCAAAGCCATGCAATTCCTGACACACGGTTACGGATTGGATCCCTTGGAAATATTGAAATCGGCCTTATTCACGGAAGAGCACAAGCAAATGATCGTGGTAAAAGACATCGAAGTGTATTCGATGTGCGAACACCACATGTTGCCGTTTTTTGGCAAAGCACACGTGGCTTATATTCCGAACGGGAAAATCGTTGGATTGAGCAAAATACCCCGAATTGTGGATGCCTTTGCCCGAAGAATGCAAGTGCAGGAACGACTGACCGATCAAATAAAAAATTGTATTCAGGAAGCATTAAGTCCGCTTGGAGTCGCAGTCGTGATCGAAGCGCAACACATGTGCATGCAAATGCGCGGCATCCAGAAACAGAATTCGGTAACTACGACTTCCTCTTTTACGGGTGCTTTCGAAAAAGACAAAACCAGAAAAGAATTTATTAGCTTAGTTTCCAATAAATTGAGCTAAATTTGATTCCTAAATCAAAACTATGAAAATTCTCTTAACAGGCGCAACAGGTTATATCGGCAAGCGACTTTTGCCCATTTTAGTGGCACAAGGTCATCAAGTAATTTGTTGCGTGAGAGACAAAAACAGGTTTTATTGTCCCGAAGAATTTCGGAAAAATGTATCAGTCATTGAGGTCGATTTTCTAAAAACAGAAACATTGACCGCTATTCCAACTGATATTGACGCAGCCTATTATTTGATTCATTCCATGTCAGGTTCCGATGACAATTATGATGAACTGGAACGAGTTTCGGCAGAAAATTTTGTTCATAGAATTGACCAAACAACAGCAAAACACGTTATTTATTTGAGCGGCATCGTGAACGACAAATCACTTTCGAAACATTTGTCCTCCAGAAAACAAGTAGAAGATATCTTGAATAATGGAAACTTTGCCATGACGACTTTGAGGGCTGGAATCATTGTCGGTTCGGGCAGTGCTTCGTTCGAAATAATCCGGGATTTGGTCAACAAACTTCCGGTCATGATCACTCCAAAATGGCTTAACACCAAATGCCAACCCATTGCCATCAACGACGTTCTCGAATTTTTGTCAAAATCACTGTTGAATCCCGTTACTTACGGCAAAAGTTTCGACATTGGCGGTCCAGATATTCTAACGTATAAAGAAATGCTTTTGGGTTTTGCCAAAGCAAAAAAACTAAAAAGATGGATTTATACCGTTCCCATAATGACGCCGAAATTATCGTCCTATTGGTTGTATTTCGTCACCTCGACTTCTTATAAATTGGCATCGGCCTTGGTCAGCAGCATGAAGGTGGAAGTGGTTTGCAGAGACAACAAAATCAATGACTTGTTGGGAGTAAAACCAATGTCCTACGAACAAGCCTTATCCAGAGCCCTGATAAAAGTCAATGAAGACAAAGTGGCTTCCAGTTGGAAAGATTCCTTGGTGAGCGGGCGGTTTAGCAGCAATATTTCCGCATTTCGAAAAGTCCCCAAGAAAGATTGTTTTATCGACCGGCGCAAAAAATCAATAGAAAACCGCGATTTCACCATCGACAGGATTTGGTCGATTGGCGGAGAAACCGGTTGGTATTATGGCGATTGGCTGTGGAGTTTACGCGGTTTCATCGACCAATTATTCGGTGGCGTGGGTTCCAGAAGAGGTCGAACCAACAAACACGACATTCATTCAGGAGATGCATTGGATTTTTGGCGTGTTTTGTATGCCAACAAAGAGGAAGGAAAACTGGTTTTATATGCCGAAATGAAATTGCCCGGCGAAGCTTGGCTCGAATTCAAGATCATCAACAATACTTTATATCAATCGGCGACTTTTAGACCTAATGGTATTTGGGGTAAATTATATTGGTATTCCGTTTGGCCTTTCCACGGATTTATATTCCAGGGTATGCTGGATAAACTGATTCGGTAATTTATAGCGTTTAGACTTTAGATTTACCATAAGTCAATCTAACATCACGCGTCTGTTCGAGTATTTTATTAAAAAATGCGATAGCTTTTTTTATAAAATGTATCGAGAACCCTATCATCTGAAGCTTCTCGATACAATTTTGAATAGTAAAGCTGCCGCATTACTATTCAAAATCACTCGAAGAGACGGAAATAGACGATGGTTATATTCTAGTAAAATAAAAAATAGATAGAATAGAATCACTTCAAAATTCCTGCTTTGTAGGTTGCAATGGCGCGATCTCTGGCAAAAGCGTGCTCGACCATTGGCTGTCTGTAACCCAAATCAAATTCAGGAATCCATTTTCGGATGTAGATTCCTTTTTCGTCGAATTTTTGGAGCTGAATTTCGGGATTGAAAACCC comes from the Flavobacterium limnophilum genome and includes:
- a CDS encoding TetR family transcriptional regulator C-terminal domain-containing protein, producing MATKKSAITKDKIVSIYMHYRLENNDKPKSVYLFAKTNGFDETEFYSFFGTLESIEKEIFKMFLEKTVELIKKDPSHETYDMKSKMLSFYFTFFEMLSANRSYVVMSLKEHQNQLKNLMQLSSLRIGFKNYITDIISDEVRTQHEKFQNFQEKAIQETAWIQFLLTLKFWLEDESPAFEKTDIYIEKSVKASFELMNIAPLESLIDFGKFIFKEKIHNK
- a CDS encoding ABC1 kinase family protein, coding for MKTIDYIPTSKIERASKLVQTGAKVGVNYLKYYGEKMVNSDLTRDKLNEDNAEDIYDGLKSLKGSALKVAQMLSMDKSFLPQAYVEKFSLSQFSVPPLSAPLVLKTFKANFGKTPYEIFDEFNANSVNAASIGQVHLAVKDNKKLAVKIQYPGVANSISSDLALVKPIAIRMFNLQGKDSDKYFKEVEDKLIEETNYLLELKQSQEVVEACQKIENLVFPQYYPQYSSEKIITMDWMTGVHLSEFKNTNPEIANKIGQALWDFYMYQIHILRKVHADPHPGNFLVNQQNQLVALDFGCMKQIPNEFYIPYFELINKEVIDNKKLFAAKLFELEILRVDDSKEEIEYFTQMFYDLLSLFTQPFQSETFDFSDEEFFANIAQLGERFSKDTNLKKMNGNRGSKHFIYMNRTFFGLYNLMFDLKAKIVVNEFKKYQD
- a CDS encoding TIGR03643 family protein, coding for MAWEDRTTFDAILLQFGLKEQEVIDLMRMEMKPSSFRMWRERVQGRKTKHEKLRDFREGRFKCTRQRQINNNKISKR
- a CDS encoding SDR family NAD(P)-dependent oxidoreductase: MKNIVIIGGSKGIGNAILLQQLESNQVHNISRNAPAISHPNLKHYSLDVLQDALPEIENIDVLIYCPGSINLKPIGSLSIDDFRNDFEINVIGAVKTIQKYLPVLKKGTNPSIVLFSTVAAKLGMPFHASIATAKAGVEGLVKSLGAELASVVRINAIAPTITETSLSATILRNDRMKENMMERHPMKNYLKAEEVASMANYLISDQAKSISGQVFEMDYGIVTFKL
- the folE gene encoding GTP cyclohydrolase I FolE — encoded protein: MIKEIRSYEKVEQYDEEITEVLADNYRTIIENLGEDVNREGLEKTPERVAKAMQFLTHGYGLDPLEILKSALFTEEHKQMIVVKDIEVYSMCEHHMLPFFGKAHVAYIPNGKIVGLSKIPRIVDAFARRMQVQERLTDQIKNCIQEALSPLGVAVVIEAQHMCMQMRGIQKQNSVTTTSSFTGAFEKDKTRKEFISLVSNKLS
- a CDS encoding SDR family oxidoreductase, with translation MKILLTGATGYIGKRLLPILVAQGHQVICCVRDKNRFYCPEEFRKNVSVIEVDFLKTETLTAIPTDIDAAYYLIHSMSGSDDNYDELERVSAENFVHRIDQTTAKHVIYLSGIVNDKSLSKHLSSRKQVEDILNNGNFAMTTLRAGIIVGSGSASFEIIRDLVNKLPVMITPKWLNTKCQPIAINDVLEFLSKSLLNPVTYGKSFDIGGPDILTYKEMLLGFAKAKKLKRWIYTVPIMTPKLSSYWLYFVTSTSYKLASALVSSMKVEVVCRDNKINDLLGVKPMSYEQALSRALIKVNEDKVASSWKDSLVSGRFSSNISAFRKVPKKDCFIDRRKKSIENRDFTIDRIWSIGGETGWYYGDWLWSLRGFIDQLFGGVGSRRGRTNKHDIHSGDALDFWRVLYANKEEGKLVLYAEMKLPGEAWLEFKIINNTLYQSATFRPNGIWGKLYWYSVWPFHGFIFQGMLDKLIR